Proteins from a genomic interval of Coccinella septempunctata chromosome 2, icCocSept1.1, whole genome shotgun sequence:
- the LOC123306924 gene encoding N-acetylneuraminate lyase-like isoform X1, whose amino-acid sequence MFKMNFTYRGLMAPVFTPFADNMILNLEIIPKYANFLNSLGIDGILVNGTTGEGPSLSKDERKQLATKWKEAVKTTQQHLMVQVGGAPLPDVLELAKHAEEIGVNSILCLPELYFKPTTPAELIDYLKEVGKAAPNTPLLYYHIPSFSCVHINMVDLVNEIKGKVPNFCGLKFTSTQLDEAVLALHANEGKYAVFLGADSVLAGALALGMDSAIGTTFNIFPNLSIDILNAMNQSQTEHAREIQEKLTYTIEVIKKYGSWVATMKHAMNLLTPINVGKARKPLTNLTEGDQKKMADALEFLVSSGVITNYNRKQIKSR is encoded by the exons ATGTTCAAG atgaacTTTACTTACCGAGGTTTGATGGCACCAGTTTTTACTCCCTTCGCGGATAATAT gatTCTGAATTTAgaaattattccgaaatacGCCAATTTCCTCAATAGCCTTGGCATTGATGGTATATTAG TGAATGGAACAACAGGGGAAGGCCCTTCATTATCGAAAGATGAAAGAAAGCAATTGGCTACAAAGTGGAAGGAAGCTGTTAAAACCACGCAACAGCACCTCATGGTGCAAGTAGGCGGTGCTCCTTTACCAGATGTTTTAGAACTGGCAAAGCACGCTGAAGAAATTGGCGTTAACTCTATTCTATGCCTACCAGAGTTGTATTTTAAACCAACAACCCCAGCAGAATTGATCGATTATTTGAAGGAAGTGGGAAAAGCCGCGCCAAATACCCCCCTCTTATATTACCACATACCAAGTTTTTCCTGTGTTCACA TAAACATGGTAGACTTGGTGAATGAAATTAAAGGAAAAGTACCTAACTTTTGCGGCTTGAAATTCACCTCAACACAGCTAGATGAAGCGGTATTGGCTTTGCACGCAAACGAAGGAAAATATGCTGTGTTTCTTGGCGCTGACAGC GTCTTGGCGGGAGCCTTAGCTCTCGGTATGGACTCCGCAATAGGCACAACATTCAATATTTTCCCAAATCTTAGTATTGATATATTGAATGCCATGAACCAATCACAAACCGAACATGCAAGGGAAATACAGGAAAAACTCACATATACCATCgaagtaataaaaaaatatg GGTCTTGGGTAGCAACTATGAAGCACGCTATGAATCTGTTGACTCCAATCAACGTTGGAAAAGCGAGAAAACCGTTGACTAACTTAACTGAAGGAGATCAGAAAAAAATGGCTGATGCTCTAGAGTTCCTCGTTTCTTCCGGGGTTATAACTAATTATAATCGAAAGCAAATAAAAAGTAGGTAA
- the LOC123306924 gene encoding N-acetylneuraminate lyase-like isoform X2, whose amino-acid sequence MKLMIICFKRILNLEIIPKYANFLNSLGIDGILVNGTTGEGPSLSKDERKQLATKWKEAVKTTQQHLMVQVGGAPLPDVLELAKHAEEIGVNSILCLPELYFKPTTPAELIDYLKEVGKAAPNTPLLYYHIPSFSCVHINMVDLVNEIKGKVPNFCGLKFTSTQLDEAVLALHANEGKYAVFLGADSVLAGALALGMDSAIGTTFNIFPNLSIDILNAMNQSQTEHAREIQEKLTYTIEVIKKYGSWVATMKHAMNLLTPINVGKARKPLTNLTEGDQKKMADALEFLVSSGVITNYNRKQIKSR is encoded by the exons ATGAAATTGATGATTATTTGCTTCAAAAG gatTCTGAATTTAgaaattattccgaaatacGCCAATTTCCTCAATAGCCTTGGCATTGATGGTATATTAG TGAATGGAACAACAGGGGAAGGCCCTTCATTATCGAAAGATGAAAGAAAGCAATTGGCTACAAAGTGGAAGGAAGCTGTTAAAACCACGCAACAGCACCTCATGGTGCAAGTAGGCGGTGCTCCTTTACCAGATGTTTTAGAACTGGCAAAGCACGCTGAAGAAATTGGCGTTAACTCTATTCTATGCCTACCAGAGTTGTATTTTAAACCAACAACCCCAGCAGAATTGATCGATTATTTGAAGGAAGTGGGAAAAGCCGCGCCAAATACCCCCCTCTTATATTACCACATACCAAGTTTTTCCTGTGTTCACA TAAACATGGTAGACTTGGTGAATGAAATTAAAGGAAAAGTACCTAACTTTTGCGGCTTGAAATTCACCTCAACACAGCTAGATGAAGCGGTATTGGCTTTGCACGCAAACGAAGGAAAATATGCTGTGTTTCTTGGCGCTGACAGC GTCTTGGCGGGAGCCTTAGCTCTCGGTATGGACTCCGCAATAGGCACAACATTCAATATTTTCCCAAATCTTAGTATTGATATATTGAATGCCATGAACCAATCACAAACCGAACATGCAAGGGAAATACAGGAAAAACTCACATATACCATCgaagtaataaaaaaatatg GGTCTTGGGTAGCAACTATGAAGCACGCTATGAATCTGTTGACTCCAATCAACGTTGGAAAAGCGAGAAAACCGTTGACTAACTTAACTGAAGGAGATCAGAAAAAAATGGCTGATGCTCTAGAGTTCCTCGTTTCTTCCGGGGTTATAACTAATTATAATCGAAAGCAAATAAAAAGTAGGTAA